From Rhizobium sp. NZLR1, a single genomic window includes:
- the rpoC gene encoding DNA-directed RNA polymerase subunit beta', protein MNQEVMNLFNPQVPAQNFDSIRISIASPEKILSWSYGEIKKPETINYRTFKPERDGLFCARIFGPIKDYECLCGKYKRMKYKGIICEKCGVEVTLSRVRRERMGHIELAAPVAHIWFLKSLPSRISTLLDMTLKDVERVLYFENYIVTEPGLTALKEHQLLSEEEYMLAVDEYGEDQFTAMIGAEAIYEMLASMNLEKIAGDLRAELAETTSDLKQKKLMKRLKIVENFMESGNRPEWMIMKVVPVIPPDLRPLVPLDGGRFATSDLNDLYRRVINRNNRLKRLIELRAPGIIIRNEKRMLQESVDALFDNGRRGRVITGANKRPLKSLSDMLKGKQGRFRQNLLGKRVDYSGRSVIVTGPELKLHQCGLPKKMALELFKPFIYARLDAKGYSSTVKQAKKLVEKEKPEVWDILDEVIREHPVLLNRAPTLHRLGIQAFEPTLVEGKAIQLHPLVCTAFNADFDGDQMAVHVPLSLEAQLEARVLMMSTNNILHPANGAPIIVPSQDMVLGLYYLSILNQNEPGEGMAFSDLGELHHALETKVVTLHTKIRGRFKSIDEDGKPYSKIYETTPGRLLIGELLPKNGKVLFDICNQEMTKKNISKMIDTVYRHCGQKDTVIFCDRIMQLGFSHACRAGISFGKDDMVIPDAKAKIVADTESLVKEYEQQYNDGLITQGEKYNKVVDAWGKATEKVAEEMMARIKAVEFDESTGRQKPMNSIYMMSHSGARGSPNQMRQLGGMRGLMAKPSGEIIETPIISNFKEGLTVNEYFNSTHGARKGLADTALKTANSGYLTRRLVDVAQDCIVTHVDCGTQTGLTMTAIVDAGQVVASIGVRILGRTALDDIDHPITGERIVDAGRMILEPDVVEIEKAGIQSIRIRSALTCEIQTGVCAVCYGRDLARGTPVNMGEAVGVIAAQSIGEPGTQLTMRTFHLGGTATVVDQSFLEASYEGTVQIKNRNILRNSDGNLVAMGRNMTVQILDERGVERSSQRVAYGSKLHVDEGDKVKRGQRLAEWDPYTRPMMTEVAGTVQFEDLVDGLSVLEATDESTGITKRQVIDWRSTPRGSDLKPAIVIKDASGNIMKLSRGGDARFFLSVDAILSVDSGTKVSQGDVLARSPLESAKTKDITGGLPRVAELFEARRPKDHAIIAEIDGTIRLGRDYKNKRRVIIEPAEDGVEPVEYLIPKGKPFHLQEGDYIEKGDYILDGNPAPHDILAIKGVEALASYLVNEIQEVYRLQGVVINDKHIEVIVRQMLQKVEITDAGDSTYIVGDNVDRIELEDVNDHLIEQGKKPAYGDPVLLGITKASLQTPSFISAASFQETTKVLTEAAIAGKTDGLQGLKENVIVGRLIPAGTGGTMTQIRRIATSRDEMILEERRKGSGAAVATPMLQDMAEKAPAAE, encoded by the coding sequence ATGAACCAAGAGGTCATGAATCTTTTCAATCCGCAGGTGCCTGCACAGAATTTCGATTCGATTCGGATTTCGATCGCATCTCCGGAGAAGATCCTCTCCTGGTCTTACGGTGAGATCAAGAAGCCGGAAACCATCAACTACCGTACGTTCAAGCCGGAACGCGACGGTCTCTTCTGCGCGCGCATCTTCGGGCCGATCAAGGACTACGAATGCCTGTGCGGCAAGTACAAGCGCATGAAGTACAAGGGCATCATCTGCGAAAAGTGCGGCGTCGAAGTTACGCTGTCGCGCGTTCGCCGTGAGCGCATGGGCCATATCGAGCTCGCCGCTCCCGTTGCCCACATCTGGTTCCTGAAGTCGCTGCCATCACGCATTTCGACGCTGCTCGACATGACGCTGAAGGATGTCGAGCGTGTCCTCTATTTCGAAAACTACATCGTCACCGAGCCGGGCCTGACTGCCCTCAAGGAGCACCAGCTCCTCTCGGAAGAAGAGTACATGCTTGCCGTTGACGAATACGGCGAAGACCAGTTCACCGCGATGATCGGCGCTGAGGCGATCTACGAGATGCTGGCCTCGATGAACCTCGAAAAGATCGCTGGCGATCTGCGCGCTGAGCTTGCCGAGACCACGTCGGATCTCAAGCAGAAGAAGCTGATGAAGCGCCTGAAGATCGTCGAGAACTTCATGGAATCGGGCAACCGTCCGGAATGGATGATCATGAAGGTCGTTCCGGTCATTCCGCCGGATCTGCGTCCGCTGGTTCCGCTCGACGGTGGCCGTTTCGCCACCTCGGATCTGAACGACCTCTACCGCCGCGTCATCAACCGCAACAACCGTCTGAAGCGCCTGATCGAGCTTCGTGCGCCTGGCATCATCATCCGCAACGAAAAGCGTATGCTGCAGGAATCGGTTGACGCGCTGTTCGACAACGGCCGTCGCGGCCGCGTCATCACCGGCGCCAACAAGCGTCCGCTGAAGTCGCTCTCCGACATGTTGAAGGGCAAGCAGGGCCGCTTCCGCCAGAACCTGCTCGGCAAGCGCGTCGACTATTCCGGCCGTTCGGTCATCGTCACCGGTCCGGAACTGAAGCTGCACCAGTGCGGCCTGCCGAAGAAGATGGCGCTCGAACTCTTCAAGCCGTTCATCTATGCCCGCCTCGATGCCAAGGGTTACTCCTCGACCGTCAAGCAGGCCAAGAAGCTGGTCGAAAAGGAAAAGCCGGAAGTCTGGGATATCCTCGACGAGGTCATCCGCGAGCATCCGGTTTTGCTGAACCGCGCACCGACGCTGCACCGCTTGGGCATCCAGGCTTTCGAACCTACCCTGGTCGAAGGCAAGGCGATCCAGCTGCATCCGCTCGTCTGCACGGCCTTCAACGCCGACTTCGACGGTGACCAGATGGCCGTTCACGTGCCGCTGTCGCTCGAAGCCCAGCTCGAAGCCCGCGTGCTGATGATGTCGACCAACAACATCCTGCATCCGGCCAACGGCGCGCCGATCATCGTTCCCTCGCAGGACATGGTTCTCGGCCTCTACTACCTGTCGATCCTGAACCAGAACGAGCCTGGCGAAGGCATGGCCTTCTCCGATCTCGGCGAACTGCATCACGCCCTCGAAACCAAGGTCGTGACGCTGCACACCAAGATCCGCGGCCGGTTCAAGTCGATCGACGAGGATGGCAAGCCCTACTCGAAGATCTATGAGACGACGCCTGGCCGACTGCTCATCGGCGAACTTCTGCCGAAGAACGGCAAGGTGCTCTTCGACATCTGCAACCAGGAAATGACCAAGAAGAACATCTCCAAGATGATCGACACGGTCTACCGCCACTGCGGCCAGAAGGACACGGTCATCTTCTGCGACCGCATCATGCAGCTCGGCTTTTCCCATGCCTGCCGCGCCGGCATTTCGTTCGGCAAGGACGACATGGTCATTCCGGATGCCAAGGCCAAGATCGTTGCCGACACCGAAAGCCTGGTGAAGGAATACGAGCAGCAGTACAATGACGGCCTGATCACGCAGGGCGAAAAGTACAACAAGGTTGTCGACGCCTGGGGCAAGGCCACCGAAAAGGTCGCCGAAGAGATGATGGCCCGCATTAAGGCGGTCGAATTCGATGAGAGCACCGGTCGCCAGAAGCCGATGAATTCGATCTACATGATGAGCCATTCCGGTGCCCGCGGTTCTCCGAACCAGATGCGCCAGCTGGGCGGCATGCGCGGCCTCATGGCCAAGCCGTCGGGTGAAATCATCGAGACGCCGATCATCTCGAACTTCAAGGAAGGCCTGACCGTCAACGAGTACTTCAACTCGACCCACGGCGCCCGCAAGGGTCTTGCAGACACCGCCCTGAAGACCGCCAACTCCGGCTACCTGACCCGTCGTCTCGTCGACGTCGCGCAGGATTGCATCGTCACGCACGTCGATTGCGGAACGCAGACGGGCCTCACCATGACCGCCATCGTCGATGCCGGCCAGGTGGTTGCTTCGATCGGCGTCCGCATCCTCGGCCGCACGGCGCTTGATGACATCGATCATCCGATCACGGGTGAGCGCATCGTCGATGCCGGCAGGATGATCCTCGAGCCCGATGTCGTCGAAATCGAGAAGGCCGGTATCCAGTCGATCCGCATCCGCTCGGCGCTGACCTGCGAAATCCAGACCGGCGTCTGCGCAGTCTGCTACGGCCGCGACCTCGCGCGTGGTACGCCTGTCAACATGGGCGAAGCCGTCGGCGTCATCGCTGCTCAGTCGATCGGTGAACCGGGCACCCAGCTCACCATGCGTACCTTCCACCTTGGTGGTACGGCAACCGTGGTCGACCAGTCGTTCCTCGAAGCTTCGTACGAAGGTACGGTGCAGATCAAGAACCGCAACATCCTGCGCAACTCCGATGGCAACCTCGTTGCCATGGGCCGCAACATGACCGTCCAGATCCTGGACGAGCGTGGCGTCGAGCGGTCTTCGCAGCGTGTGGCTTACGGTTCGAAACTGCATGTCGACGAAGGTGACAAGGTCAAGCGCGGCCAGCGTCTGGCAGAGTGGGACCCTTACACCCGTCCGATGATGACCGAAGTGGCTGGTACCGTTCAGTTCGAAGACCTGGTCGACGGTCTCTCCGTTCTGGAAGCCACCGACGAGTCGACCGGCATCACCAAGCGTCAAGTCATCGACTGGCGTTCGACCCCGCGCGGTTCGGACCTCAAGCCGGCGATCGTCATCAAGGACGCCAGCGGCAACATCATGAAGCTGTCGCGTGGTGGTGACGCCCGCTTCTTCCTCTCGGTCGACGCCATCTTGTCGGTCGATTCGGGCACCAAGGTCTCTCAGGGTGACGTCCTCGCGCGTTCGCCGCTTGAAAGCGCCAAGACCAAGGACATCACCGGCGGTCTGCCACGTGTTGCCGAGCTCTTCGAAGCCCGCCGTCCGAAGGACCACGCCATCATCGCAGAGATCGATGGTACGATCCGCCTCGGCCGCGACTACAAGAACAAGCGTCGCGTTATCATCGAACCGGCGGAAGACGGTGTCGAGCCTGTCGAATACCTGATCCCGAAGGGCAAGCCCTTCCACCTTCAGGAAGGCGACTATATCGAAAAGGGTGACTACATCCTCGACGGTAACCCGGCTCCGCACGACATCCTGGCGATCAAGGGCGTGGAGGCTCTGGCCTCCTACCTCGTCAACGAGATCCAGGAAGTCTACCGCCTGCAGGGCGTTGTCATCAACGACAAGCACATCGAGGTGATTGTCCGTCAGATGCTGCAGAAGGTGGAAATCACCGATGCAGGCGACTCGACCTATATCGTCGGCGACAATGTCGACCGGATCGAGCTCGAAGACGTAAACGATCATCTGATCGAGCAGGGCAAGAAGCCTGCCTACGGCGATCCGGTTCTTCTCGGCATCACCAAGGCGTCGCTGCAGACCCCGTCCTTCATCTCGGCGGCGTCCTTCCAGGAAACGACCAAGGTGCTGACGGAAGCGGCAATCGCCGGCAAGACCGACGGCCTGCAGGGTCTGAAGGAAAACGTCATTGTCGGCCGCCTTATCCCGGCCGGCACCGGCGGCACCATGACCCAGATCCGTCGCATCGCCACGTCGCGCGACGAGATGATCCTCGAAGAGCGCCGCAAGGGCAGCGGCGCAGCCGTTGCCACGCCGATGCTGCAGGACATGGCCGAAAAGGCTCCGGCTGCGGAATAA
- the rpsL gene encoding 30S ribosomal protein S12: MPTVNQLIRKPRQANVKRNKVPALQENPQKRGVCTRVYTTTPKKPNSALRKVAKIRLTNGFEVIGYIPGEGHNLQEHSVVMIRGGRVKDLPGVRYHIIRGVLDTQGVKNRKQRRSKYGAKRPK; this comes from the coding sequence ATGCCTACCGTAAACCAGCTGATCCGCAAGCCTCGCCAGGCGAACGTAAAGCGTAACAAGGTTCCCGCACTCCAGGAGAACCCGCAGAAGCGCGGCGTTTGCACGCGCGTCTATACGACGACGCCGAAGAAGCCGAACTCGGCTCTGCGTAAGGTCGCAAAGATCCGCCTGACCAACGGCTTCGAAGTCATTGGTTACATCCCCGGCGAAGGTCACAACCTTCAGGAACACTCCGTCGTCATGATCCGCGGCGGCCGCGTCAAGGACCTTCCGGGTGTCCGTTATCACATCATTCGCGGCGTTCTCGATACCCAAGGTGTCAAGAACCGCAAGCAGCGCCGCTCCAAGTACGGCGCGAAGCGTCCGAAGTAA
- the rpoB gene encoding DNA-directed RNA polymerase subunit beta → MAQTLSFNGRRRVRKFFGKIPEVAEMPNLIEVQKASYDQFLMVEEPKGGRPDEGLQAVFKSVFPITDFSGASMLEFVSYEFEPPKFDVDECRQRDLTYAAPLKVTLRLIVFDIDEDTGAKSIKDIKEQSVYMGDMPLMTNNGTFIVNGTERVIVSQMHRSPGVFFDHDKGKSHSSGKLLFAARVIPYRGSWLDIEFDAKDIVYARIDRRRKIPVTSLLMALGMDGEEILDTFYTKSLYKRDGKGWRIPFKPETLKGAKAITEMVDADTGEVVVEAGKKLTPRLLRQLSDKGLKALKAGDDDLYGNYLAGDIVNYSTGEIYLEAGDEIDEKTLGIILANGFDEIPVLGIDHINVGAYIRNTLTADKNENRQDALFDIYRVMRPGEPPTMESAEAMFNSLFFDAERYDLSAVGRVKMNMRLDLTVEDTVRILRKDDILAVVRMLVELRDGRGEIDDIDNLGNRRVRSVGELMENQYRLGLLRMERAIKERMSSIEIDTVMPQDLINAKPAAAAVREFFGSSQLSQFMDQVNPLSEITHKRRLSALGPGGLTRERAGFEVRDVHPTHYGRICPIETPEGPNIGLINSLATFARVNKYGFIESPYRRIVEGRVTSDVLYLSAMEEAKYYVAQANAEMNPDGSFVDEFVVCRHAGEVMLAPRDSMNLMDVSPKQVVSVAAALIPFLENDDANRALMGSNMQRQAVPLLRAEAPFVGTGMEPVVARDSGAAIGARRGGVVDQVDATRIVIRATEDLEAGKSGVDIYRLQKFQRSNQNTCVNQRPLVTVGDEVNRGDILADGPSTDLGDLALGRNALVAFMPWNGYNYEDSILLSERIVADDVFTSIHIEEFEVMARDTKLGPEEITRDIPNVSEEALKNLDEAGIVYIGAEVQPGDILVGKITPKGESPMTPEEKLLRAIFGEKASDVRDTSMRMPPGTYGTIVEVRVFNRHGVEKDERAMAIEREEIERLAKDRDDEQAILDRNVYGRLIEMLRGQASIAGPKGFKKGAELSNAVVSEYPRSQWWMFAVEDEKVQSELEALRGQYDESKSRLEQRFMDKVEKVQRGDEMPPGVMKMVKVFVAVKRKIQPGDKMAGRHGNKGVVSRIVPVEDMPFLEDGTHVDVVLNPLGVPSRMNVGQILETHLGWACAGMGRQIGELIDAYKANGNIEPLRKTIGDVVGDGPKAEQVQDFDDDSVLRLADQWKRGVSIATPVFDGANEADVNDMLRLAGLKDSGQSTLYDGRTGEQFDRQVTVGYIYMLKLNHLVDDKIHARSIGPYSLVTQQPLGGKAQFGGQRFGEMEVWALEAYGAAYTLQEMLTVKSDDVAGRTKVYEAIVRGDDTFEAGIPESFNVLVKEMRSLGLSVELENTKLDEAQAAQLPDAAE, encoded by the coding sequence GGCGGCCGGCCCGACGAGGGTCTTCAGGCCGTTTTCAAGTCGGTTTTCCCGATCACCGATTTCTCCGGCGCCTCCATGCTGGAATTCGTGTCCTACGAATTCGAACCGCCGAAGTTCGACGTTGACGAATGCCGTCAGCGCGATCTGACCTATGCTGCGCCGCTGAAGGTGACGCTGCGCCTCATCGTGTTCGATATCGACGAGGATACGGGCGCGAAGTCGATCAAGGACATCAAGGAACAGTCCGTTTACATGGGCGACATGCCGCTCATGACCAATAACGGCACGTTCATCGTCAACGGCACCGAGCGCGTGATCGTTTCCCAGATGCACCGTTCGCCGGGCGTCTTCTTCGACCACGACAAGGGCAAGAGCCATTCTTCTGGCAAGCTGCTCTTTGCTGCCCGCGTTATCCCCTATCGCGGTTCCTGGCTCGATATCGAATTCGACGCCAAGGATATCGTTTACGCCCGTATCGACCGTCGCCGCAAGATTCCGGTCACGTCGCTGCTGATGGCGCTTGGCATGGACGGCGAGGAAATCCTCGACACCTTCTACACGAAGTCGCTCTACAAACGCGACGGCAAAGGCTGGCGCATTCCCTTCAAGCCGGAAACGCTGAAGGGTGCCAAGGCGATCACCGAGATGGTCGACGCCGACACCGGCGAAGTCGTCGTGGAAGCCGGCAAGAAGCTGACCCCGCGCCTGCTGCGCCAGCTTTCCGATAAGGGTCTGAAGGCGCTGAAGGCCGGCGACGACGATCTTTACGGCAACTACCTTGCCGGCGACATCGTCAACTACTCCACCGGTGAAATCTACCTCGAAGCCGGCGATGAAATCGACGAGAAGACGCTCGGCATCATCCTGGCGAACGGCTTCGACGAGATCCCGGTTCTCGGCATCGACCACATCAATGTCGGCGCCTATATCCGCAACACGCTGACCGCCGACAAGAACGAGAACCGTCAGGACGCTCTGTTCGACATCTACCGCGTCATGCGTCCGGGTGAGCCGCCGACCATGGAATCGGCCGAAGCCATGTTCAACTCGCTGTTCTTCGATGCGGAGCGTTACGACCTCTCCGCCGTCGGCCGCGTCAAGATGAACATGCGTCTCGACCTGACCGTCGAAGACACCGTCCGCATCCTGCGCAAGGACGACATCTTGGCCGTGGTCAGGATGCTGGTCGAATTGCGCGACGGCAGGGGCGAGATCGACGACATCGACAACCTTGGCAACCGCCGCGTCCGCTCGGTCGGCGAGCTGATGGAAAACCAGTACCGTCTCGGCCTGCTGCGCATGGAGCGCGCGATCAAGGAACGCATGTCCTCGATCGAGATCGACACGGTGATGCCGCAGGATCTGATCAACGCCAAGCCGGCTGCTGCCGCCGTCCGCGAATTCTTCGGTTCCTCGCAGCTCTCGCAGTTCATGGACCAGGTCAATCCGCTCTCGGAAATCACCCACAAGCGCCGTCTTTCGGCCCTTGGTCCGGGCGGTCTGACCCGCGAGCGCGCCGGCTTCGAAGTCCGCGACGTGCATCCGACCCACTACGGCCGCATTTGCCCGATCGAAACGCCGGAAGGCCCGAACATCGGTCTGATCAACTCGCTTGCGACCTTTGCCCGCGTCAACAAATACGGCTTCATCGAAAGCCCGTACCGCCGCATCGTCGAAGGCAGGGTGACGAGCGACGTGCTCTACCTCTCCGCCATGGAAGAGGCGAAGTACTACGTCGCCCAGGCCAACGCTGAAATGAACCCTGATGGTTCCTTCGTCGACGAGTTCGTCGTCTGCCGTCATGCCGGCGAAGTCATGCTCGCGCCCCGCGACAGCATGAACCTGATGGACGTTTCGCCGAAGCAGGTGGTTTCGGTCGCAGCCGCGCTCATCCCGTTCCTGGAAAACGACGACGCCAACCGCGCGCTCATGGGCTCGAACATGCAGCGTCAGGCAGTGCCGCTGCTGCGTGCCGAAGCTCCGTTCGTCGGTACCGGCATGGAGCCGGTCGTTGCCCGTGACTCAGGCGCTGCTATCGGCGCCCGCCGCGGCGGCGTGGTCGACCAGGTCGACGCGACGCGTATCGTTATCCGCGCCACGGAAGACCTCGAAGCCGGCAAGTCCGGCGTCGATATCTACCGGCTGCAGAAGTTCCAGCGTTCGAACCAGAACACCTGCGTCAACCAGCGTCCGCTGGTCACCGTTGGTGACGAGGTCAACCGCGGCGACATTCTTGCCGACGGTCCGTCGACCGATCTCGGCGACCTGGCGCTCGGCCGCAACGCGCTCGTCGCGTTCATGCCCTGGAACGGATACAACTACGAAGACTCGATCCTGCTCTCCGAGCGCATTGTTGCCGACGACGTGTTCACCTCCATTCACATCGAGGAATTCGAGGTGATGGCGCGCGACACCAAGCTTGGTCCTGAGGAAATCACCCGCGATATTCCGAACGTTTCGGAAGAAGCTCTGAAGAACCTCGACGAAGCCGGCATCGTCTATATCGGCGCTGAAGTTCAGCCGGGCGATATCCTGGTCGGCAAGATCACGCCGAAGGGCGAAAGCCCGATGACGCCGGAAGAAAAGCTTCTGCGCGCCATCTTCGGCGAAAAGGCCTCCGACGTGCGCGATACCTCCATGCGCATGCCGCCTGGCACCTACGGCACGATCGTCGAAGTGCGCGTCTTCAACCGCCATGGCGTCGAGAAGGACGAGCGCGCGATGGCGATCGAGCGCGAAGAGATCGAGCGTCTTGCAAAGGACCGCGACGACGAGCAGGCGATCCTCGACCGTAACGTCTACGGCCGTCTGATCGAAATGCTGCGCGGCCAGGCTTCCATCGCCGGCCCGAAGGGTTTCAAGAAGGGCGCCGAGCTTTCCAACGCCGTCGTTTCCGAATATCCCCGCTCGCAGTGGTGGATGTTCGCGGTCGAGGACGAAAAGGTCCAGAGCGAGCTCGAAGCACTCCGCGGCCAGTACGACGAATCCAAGTCGCGCCTTGAACAGCGCTTCATGGATAAGGTCGAAAAGGTCCAGCGCGGCGATGAAATGCCTCCTGGCGTCATGAAGATGGTCAAGGTCTTTGTCGCCGTGAAGCGCAAGATCCAGCCGGGCGACAAGATGGCTGGCCGTCACGGCAACAAGGGCGTCGTCTCGCGCATCGTGCCTGTCGAAGACATGCCGTTCCTCGAGGACGGCACGCATGTCGACGTCGTTCTGAACCCGCTCGGCGTGCCCTCGCGCATGAACGTCGGCCAGATCCTCGAAACCCACCTGGGTTGGGCTTGCGCCGGCATGGGTCGCCAGATCGGCGAACTGATCGACGCATACAAGGCCAATGGCAACATCGAGCCGCTGCGCAAGACCATCGGCGATGTCGTCGGTGACGGTCCGAAGGCCGAACAGGTCCAGGATTTCGACGACGACTCGGTTCTGCGTCTTGCCGATCAGTGGAAGCGCGGCGTTTCGATTGCGACGCCTGTTTTCGACGGTGCGAACGAAGCCGACGTCAACGACATGCTGCGTCTGGCAGGTCTCAAGGACAGCGGCCAGTCGACGCTTTATGACGGCCGTACCGGTGAGCAGTTCGACCGCCAGGTGACCGTGGGCTACATCTACATGCTGAAGCTCAACCACTTGGTCGACGACAAGATCCATGCCCGCTCGATCGGTCCATACTCGCTCGTTACCCAGCAGCCGCTGGGCGGCAAGGCGCAGTTCGGCGGTCAGCGCTTCGGCGAAATGGAAGTCTGGGCACTCGAAGCCTATGGCGCGGCCTACACGCTGCAGGAAATGCTGACGGTGAAGTCGGACGACGTCGCCGGCCGCACCAAGGTCTACGAAGCCATCGTCCGCGGAGACGACACGTTCGAAGCCGGTATTCCGGAAAGCTTCAACGTTCTCGTCAAGGAAATGCGTTCGCTGGGCCTTAGTGTCGAGCTCGAAAACACCAAGCTTGATGAGGCGCAGGCAGCCCAGCTGCCCGATGCGGCCGAGTAA
- the rpsG gene encoding 30S ribosomal protein S7 has protein sequence MSRRHKAEKREINPDPKFGDLVVTKFMNAIMLDGKKSVAENIVYGAFDVVQGKSKQEPLTVFHSALDNIAPHVEVRSRRVGGATYQVPVDVRPERRQALAIRWLIAAARKRNETTMVDRLSGELLDASNNRGSAVKKREDTHKMADANRAFSHYRW, from the coding sequence ATGTCCAGACGTCATAAAGCAGAAAAGCGCGAGATCAATCCGGACCCGAAGTTCGGTGATCTCGTCGTCACCAAGTTCATGAATGCCATCATGCTCGACGGCAAGAAGTCCGTTGCTGAAAACATTGTCTACGGCGCGTTCGACGTCGTCCAGGGCAAGTCCAAGCAGGAGCCGCTCACGGTTTTCCATTCTGCACTCGACAACATTGCCCCGCACGTTGAAGTCCGCTCGCGCCGCGTCGGCGGTGCGACCTATCAGGTCCCGGTCGATGTTCGTCCGGAGCGCCGCCAGGCTCTCGCCATTCGCTGGCTGATCGCTGCTGCCCGCAAGCGCAATGAAACGACTATGGTTGACCGCCTTTCCGGCGAACTGCTCGATGCGTCCAACAACCGCGGCTCCGCCGTCAAGAAGCGCGAAGACACGCACAAGATGGCTGACGCCAACCGCGCGTTCTCGCACTATCGCTGGTAA